The Nostoc sp. 'Peltigera membranacea cyanobiont' N6 genome contains the following window.
GACCTAACTTTAGCTTTGCAGGATAAACTTACTGTTCTATCTAGCCAAAGTCCTATATTGTCTCTTTCGTCTAGTTTGAGAGTTGCACCTGCGTAAATTACAATTTCCTGAAATGTAGTACACAAGAATATTTTAGAGAGAACTTTTAATCAGCCCTGATTTAGCAGCCTCGTTATTTCACTCTTTATACATATAACTAGAACTTACATCTTTATATATATTTTGTTTATAAAAGTTTACATTCTTTGAGTTACCACCTTTTGGTTACATGTAAGACATGTAACATTGAGAAATTATTCTTAGCTGGAAAGATCGTATGGAGAATCTGTATCAATGCTTTCTAGTTTTGCCAGAATTTGAGGCTTAATTTTTTCATACTCATTTTTCAATAAGCTTTTACTCATTTGCGGGTCGGCAGACGACATCAACGTATTGCTCATTGCAACCCACTCTTGCAGTCGTTGACGCTGGGCAGAAGCAACGCTGGAAAGTAAGATATGGGTACAGCGATTTGGTGTTTCTCGCGCAAAGAACAACAGACGGTAGTAACCTGTATGCTGTAGTAACCGGGCAATTTCTTGACCAAGACTGGTTTTGAGATCGAGGTAATAGGGCAACCATTTAGCACCATACTTGTGGTTGTAGATAACAGTAATCCATAGCAGCATGGGATGAGGAATAGAGATGAAAAGAAATTGGTTATAGCGGGTACAGAGTAAGCGCTTTTGAATTTCTTCTTGTGGTAACATCACCCACAGCGCAGGTAAAATCTCGCCATTGGTGTGAATGGACTGAGGAAACACAATATCGGCAATTGGTTTATTTTGGGGCCAGGAAATGGCACGAGCGATTTCATCGTTTGACAACGATACCCGCAAATCGGCTTTAGTCTTCTGTTCAAGCTCAGGACTAGCCGTCGTCGTAGCAGGAATTAAGGCGTGGCTATCTTGCTTAATTTTGCGGGCATACTCAGGCTTTTCTAGAGATGCTAGAACTTTGAGGATTTCGGTGATACTTTGGGGGCGATCGCGTGCTACCTTAGCGAGACAACTCATCACCAAATTTTCGATTTCTTTTGGTAATTCTAATCCGGGTACAGCCTCAGCAAAAGAACGGGGTTTTTGATAGTGATGTGTTTTATACCATGCTCCAAAAGAGTGAGTTGGTGCCACCAGTGGCATTTTGCCTGTGAGCATCTCAAACATCATCACGCCCAAACTATAAATATCAGCACGGTTGTCTAATTCTTTACCCTCCATCTGTTCGGGAGAAGAATAAGCCAATGTCCCCAAATAGAATTTTGTATGGTCCCCATCTGACTGTAATAACTTAGCAATACCAAAATCTAGAACCTTGACCAATTCTCCGAAACTGGGATCTTGAATCACCAGCATATTGCTTGGCTTGACATCCCGATGGATAATTGGGCAAATTGCGCCATCAACTGGGATGCCATCATGAGCGCACTGTAACCCCAGGCTGAGTTGACGCGCCATACTCAGGAATCTTGGTAAAGGCAGTCGTTGCTTGCGAATAATATTGTTTAGGCTTTGTCCTTGCAGGAATTCCATA
Protein-coding sequences here:
- a CDS encoding serine/threonine-protein kinase; translation: MSDPNIGRLLSKRYQLQELIGTGAMGRVYRAKDTLLGGVPVAVKFLALSIQNEKMRLQDRFEREAKTCALLGQKSIHIVRVMDYGVDDNNTPFYVMEFLQGQSLNNIIRKQRLPLPRFLSMARQLSLGLQCAHDGIPVDGAICPIIHRDVKPSNMLVIQDPSFGELVKVLDFGIAKLLQSDGDHTKFYLGTLAYSSPEQMEGKELDNRADIYSLGVMMFEMLTGKMPLVAPTHSFGAWYKTHHYQKPRSFAEAVPGLELPKEIENLVMSCLAKVARDRPQSITEILKVLASLEKPEYARKIKQDSHALIPATTTASPELEQKTKADLRVSLSNDEIARAISWPQNKPIADIVFPQSIHTNGEILPALWVMLPQEEIQKRLLCTRYNQFLFISIPHPMLLWITVIYNHKYGAKWLPYYLDLKTSLGQEIARLLQHTGYYRLLFFARETPNRCTHILLSSVASAQRQRLQEWVAMSNTLMSSADPQMSKSLLKNEYEKIKPQILAKLESIDTDSPYDLSS